ACGGGCCCAACGCTTTGATCGACGAAAATCTGCCGGTGGTGGTGGTGGCCACATGCGATAAGAACGACGAGTTTTCCCGGGTGCACTACGAGAAGACGATCTCGAACATCAAGGAAGTCAAAGCGCGCGACGGGATCGTCATCTCGGTCGTCACCGAGGGCGACACGATGGCCCGCGAGGCCTCCGACTATGTGATTGAAATTCCCCCGGCGCCGGAATTGCTCTCGCCCATCCTCG
The nucleotide sequence above comes from Candidatus Acidiferrales bacterium. Encoded proteins:
- a CDS encoding SIS domain-containing protein; its protein translation is MHAEGYPAGEMKHGPNALIDENLPVVVVATCDKNDEFSRVHYEKTISNIKEVKARDGIVISVVTEGDTMAREASDYVIEIPPAPELLSPILEIIPLQLLAYHIAVRRGCDVDQPRNLAKSVTVE